A genomic stretch from Setaria viridis chromosome 1, Setaria_viridis_v4.0, whole genome shotgun sequence includes:
- the LOC117851952 gene encoding lariat debranching enzyme isoform X1 yields the protein MKIAVEGCMHGELDIVYDTLRKLEEAEGIKIDLLLCCGDFQAVRNTDDLRCVNVPLKYRNMNSFWKYYSGQAVAPYPTIFIGGNHEASNYLWELYYGGWAAPNIYFLGFAGVVKFGNIRIGGLSGIHKQHNYHSGHYERPPYNEQTIRSVYHVRHYDVLKLMHVKEPLDIFLSHDWPLGITEYGNWQELIRAKNHFEAEVNNRTLGSKPAAELLNKLKPPYWFSAHLHCRFPAIIQHGENGPTTKFLALDKCFRGRNFLQVIDIPSNPGPYEIHYDEEWLAITRRFNSVFPLTRRRFTMRDEQLDTQDDRQWVRSKLNTRGFKPFDFVQTAPAFNPSNPVSNSSVIGSCRNPQTESFLQLLELPYLLDSSNSEGVERNESSSQPGNTLGDEDIELPDEDEDAADDDE from the exons ATGAAG ATCGCGGTGGAGGGTTGCATGCATGGGGAGCTGGACATCGTCTACGACACGTTACGGAAGCTCGAGGAGGCCGAGGGGATCAAGATTGACCTCCTCCTTTGCTGCGGAGATTTCCAG GCCGTTAGGAATACAGATGATTTACGGTGTGTTAACGTCCCACTAAAGTATCGTAACATGAACTCATTTTGGAAGTACTACTCAGGGCAAGCAGTTGCTCCTTACCCAACCATCTTTATCGGTGGAAATCATGAAGCATCCAATTATCTGTGGGAATT GTACTATGGAGGATGGGCAGCACCTAATATATACTTTTTGGGATTTGCTGGTGTTGTTAAGTTTGGAAACATCCGAATTGGTGGACTGTCAGGAATACATAAGCAACACAATTATCACTCAG GGCACTACGAGAGGCCTCCATACAATGAACAGACTATACGGTCTGTGTACCATGTAAGGCATTATGATGTTCTCAAGCTCATGCATGTGAAGGAGCCACTAGATATATTCTTGTCACATGATTGGCCTCTGGGCATTACTGAGTATGGGAACTGGCAGGAACTCATTAGGGCAAAAAACCACTTTGAAGCTGAG GTTAACAATAGAACGCTAGGCAGCAAACCTGCAGCTGAATTACTGAACAAACTAAAACCACCCTACTGGTTTTCAGCGCATTTACACTGCAGGTTTCCTGCCATCATCCAACATGGAGAGAATGGACCTACGACAAAGTTTCTTGCCCTTGATAAGTGCTTTCGTGGGCGCAATTTTCTGCAG GTTATAGACATTCCATCCAATCCAGGACCATATGAAATCCACTATGATGAAGAATGGCTTGCAATAACCCGAAGATTCAATAGCGTTTTCCCCTTAACTCGAAGGCGATTTACCATGAG GGATGAGCAGCTTGACACTCAAGATGACCGACAATGGGTTCGGAGCAAGTTGAACACTAGGGGGTTTAAGCCATTTGATTTTGTCCAGACCGCACCAGCTTTCAATCCTTCCAATCCAGTCTCCAATTCCTCCGTTATAG GAAGTTGCAGGAATCCGCAAACTGAGTCTTTTCTCCAGCTTCTGGAACTCCCATATCTGCTGGATTCATCTAACTCTGAAG GGGTTGAAAGAAACGAGTCAAGCTCTCAGCCAGGAAACACGCTTGGTGATGAAGATATAGAACTaccagatgaagatgaagatgccGCAGACGATGATGAGTGA
- the LOC117851952 gene encoding lariat debranching enzyme isoform X2, whose protein sequence is MKIAVEGCMHGELDIVYDTLRKLEEAEGIKIDLLLCCGDFQAVRNTDDLRCVNVPLKYRNMNSFWKYYSGQAVAPYPTIFIGGNHEASNYLWELYYGGWAAPNIYFLGFAGVVKFGNIRIGGLSGIHKQHNYHSGHYERPPYNEQTIRSVYHVNNRTLGSKPAAELLNKLKPPYWFSAHLHCRFPAIIQHGENGPTTKFLALDKCFRGRNFLQVIDIPSNPGPYEIHYDEEWLAITRRFNSVFPLTRRRFTMRDEQLDTQDDRQWVRSKLNTRGFKPFDFVQTAPAFNPSNPVSNSSVIGSCRNPQTESFLQLLELPYLLDSSNSEGVERNESSSQPGNTLGDEDIELPDEDEDAADDDE, encoded by the exons ATGAAG ATCGCGGTGGAGGGTTGCATGCATGGGGAGCTGGACATCGTCTACGACACGTTACGGAAGCTCGAGGAGGCCGAGGGGATCAAGATTGACCTCCTCCTTTGCTGCGGAGATTTCCAG GCCGTTAGGAATACAGATGATTTACGGTGTGTTAACGTCCCACTAAAGTATCGTAACATGAACTCATTTTGGAAGTACTACTCAGGGCAAGCAGTTGCTCCTTACCCAACCATCTTTATCGGTGGAAATCATGAAGCATCCAATTATCTGTGGGAATT GTACTATGGAGGATGGGCAGCACCTAATATATACTTTTTGGGATTTGCTGGTGTTGTTAAGTTTGGAAACATCCGAATTGGTGGACTGTCAGGAATACATAAGCAACACAATTATCACTCAG GGCACTACGAGAGGCCTCCATACAATGAACAGACTATACGGTCTGTGTACCAT GTTAACAATAGAACGCTAGGCAGCAAACCTGCAGCTGAATTACTGAACAAACTAAAACCACCCTACTGGTTTTCAGCGCATTTACACTGCAGGTTTCCTGCCATCATCCAACATGGAGAGAATGGACCTACGACAAAGTTTCTTGCCCTTGATAAGTGCTTTCGTGGGCGCAATTTTCTGCAG GTTATAGACATTCCATCCAATCCAGGACCATATGAAATCCACTATGATGAAGAATGGCTTGCAATAACCCGAAGATTCAATAGCGTTTTCCCCTTAACTCGAAGGCGATTTACCATGAG GGATGAGCAGCTTGACACTCAAGATGACCGACAATGGGTTCGGAGCAAGTTGAACACTAGGGGGTTTAAGCCATTTGATTTTGTCCAGACCGCACCAGCTTTCAATCCTTCCAATCCAGTCTCCAATTCCTCCGTTATAG GAAGTTGCAGGAATCCGCAAACTGAGTCTTTTCTCCAGCTTCTGGAACTCCCATATCTGCTGGATTCATCTAACTCTGAAG GGGTTGAAAGAAACGAGTCAAGCTCTCAGCCAGGAAACACGCTTGGTGATGAAGATATAGAACTaccagatgaagatgaagatgccGCAGACGATGATGAGTGA